The Polyangium mundeleinium genome contains the following window.
CGATCTCGGCGTATTTGCCCTCGAGGGCGGCGAGCGCCTCGCGGCTCGGCGCGGAGGTCTTCACAACCACGCGTACGGGAACGCCGTGACGTCGCCGATCGCGCGCGCACCAAGCCCGAGCGCGACCAGCCGATCGATCCCGAGCGCGTTGCCGGCCGCGGGCGGCATGCCCTCCGCGAGCGCCGCGAGGAACCTCTCGTCGATCGGATAGACGGGTTTGCCCTCGGCGCGTCGCTGCGCCTGATCCCGTTCGAAGCGCGCGCGTTGCTCGACCGGATCCGTCAGCTCGCCGAAGCCGTTGCACACCTCCACGCTGCCCACGTAGAGCTCGAAGCGCTCGGCGACACGTGGATCGGCCGGGCAGAGGCGCGCGAGCGAGGCGAACGGGGCAGGGTACTCCACGAGGAAGACCGGCCGGCCGAGGCGCGCGAGGCTCGGCTCGACGTGCTCGACGAGCAGCCGGAAGAAGCGGTCCTCGTCCTCGCTCGCCATCGTGATCGCCTCGTCCGCGCTCGTGCCCGCGTACCGCGCGAACGCCTCGCCGACGGAGATCCGCTCGAACGGCGCCGAGAGATCCACGCGTGTCCCCTCGACCTCGATCACGCGTGTCCCCGCGAGCTTCGACACGACGGACCGGACGAGCTCCTCCGTATCCGCGACGACCGCGTCCATCGGCGCGAACGCGCGGTACCACTCGAGCATCGTGAACTCGGGGTTGTGGCGGCTGCCGATCTCGCCGCGGCGATAACACCGCGCGAGCTGGAAACAACGCGGCACGCCGCCCGCGAGCAGGCGCTTCATCTGGTACTCGGGCGACGTGATGAGCCAGAGCGGGCGACCTTCCGGTGCCCCCGTGGTCAACGCTCGGGGCTTCGGATCGCCTTCGGCGTCCTGCGCCCCGAACCCCACGCCGAATGCGTCGAGGTGCAGATCGAGGCCGGGGCAGGGGACCATCGAGGGCGTCTCGACCTCCAGAAACCCCCGGCGAACGAAGAACGATCGCACCTCGGCGAGCGCCTCCGCCCGCGCCCGGAGCGCGCGCCCCACGCCGCGAAACACGAGCCGCTCGGTCTCGGTCTCCGGCGCCTCGCTCGCCGCGCCCTGCGAGACGTTCGGCGTGTTCGGCGTGTGCCGCTCGACCACGCGGCCGCAGGCGAGCCTCCCCGCGACGAACGAGGCCTCGACGATCGCGAGATCCGCCGGCGCGAGGGAGCCTTCGGCGAGCGTGATCGTCACGCGCGCGAACGCGTCGGCGAGGACGATCTCGTCGCCCACGACGTCGAGGACGCGACCCGCCACGCGGATCGGCCCGGGCGCGCCCGCGAGCGTGTCGAGATCACCCGGGGCGAACGGCGATACCTGGGGTTCGGTCACGTCGGCACGCGCGGGGACTCAGCCTCCGCTGCCCCCGGTACCGCCCATGCCGCCGGTGCCGCCCATACCGCCCACGCCGCCGGTGCCTCCGGTGCCGCCGGTGCCGCCGGTGCCGCTGCCCGTGCCTCCGGTGCCGCCCGTGCCTCCGGTGCCGCCCGTGCCTCCAGTACCGCCGCCTGCGCCGCCGACGCCGCCCGTGAGCGCCCCGGGCGTGCACGCGGGCTCGTCACTGCCCGTTGGTGGGCAGCAGATATCCGAGGAGCCGAGCAACTCGGTCTTCGACACGCATACGAGGCCATCCTCGCAGTCGCTGTTGTTGTTGTCGATGCTGCAAGCCTGACCGACGCTCTGGTTCGAACACGCGGCGAAGGCGAGGCCCGCGGCGAGCGTGACCAGGACGAACCCCGGGAAGATACGGCGTGAAATCACGCCGGCTCTCTTATCATTTTTCCCGCGCCTGCTCCGGTCCCTCGTACGCCGCCTTGTTCTTCGCGTCGATCGCATCCACGAAGAGGCTCATGTACCGGCCCGCGCTCCAGAGCGAGAAGACGAGCGACGTGTAGATCAAGAGCCGCCCGACGTGCACCAGATCGACGACCCCGAAGTCGAAGATGCCGATCGTGAACCAGTAGGGGTAGCCGAGGATCAGGCACACGATCCCGATCATCTGCAGCGCCGTCTTCGTCTTGCCGCCCTCGCCCGCGGCGATGATGATGCCCTCGGACGAGGCGATGGAGCGCAGGGCCGTGATCGTGATCTCGCGCGAGATCAAGAGCACGACCGCCCACGCCGAGATGCGCCCCATCGGGACGAGCCAGACCAGCGTGCCCGTGACGATGAGTTTGTCCGCGAGCGGATCGAGGAACTTGCCGAGCACGCTGACGAGGCCTTGCCGTCGCGCCAGCCAGCCGTCGAGCATGTCCGTGATCGCCGCGAGCGCGTAGACGCCCGCAGCCCAGAAGCAGTCGTGCGGGCTGCCGCGCCCGAGCAGGATGAGCACGACCGGGATCATGATGATCCGGGCGAACGTCAGGAGGTTCGGGACGTTCCGCGCGTCCTCCCAGAGCGTCTTGCGCCGCGCCGCCTTGATCTTCCGGAGCGACGCCTTGTCCACCTTCGAGCCGCTAGCGACCATGGAGCAGCACCGTGCCCTCGCCCGAGAAGACGACCAAACTCTTCACCCCGGCCGGCGCCTCGTTCGGCGGGAGCGCCCGCGGGATCACGCGCCCCATCCAGCCAAGGACGCTTGGCGCGTGCAGCGCGGTGCTCTTGCCCTCGCGGACGTCGAGCGCGAGCATCGGCCCCTTGAGCCGCGCCACGAGCGTCCCCGGGCCGCGGAGCTGCACCATCCCGACCGCTTCGCTGTCCCCCACAGGCATGCGGCCGTTCTCGTAGCTCATCGCCCCTTCGAAGCCACCGAGCAGATCCTCGCGCAGGTAGAGCGGCTCTTCTTCCAAGCTGATCGGCACGAGCTCGTGCTCCGGCGGCGGCGCGAGGACGAGATCACCGCGCCCTTCGAGTTCGACGAGCGCGTCGCCCTCGCCCCCGAGCGGCTCTTCCAGCGACTTGCCGCGCATCCTTCGCATCATCGGCTTGTGGCGTAGACCGCTCGTGTAGGCCATCGAGCGGACGAGCGAGGGCCGCACGGCAAACCCGCTCGTCGCCGCGACGAGCAAGACGCCGCCCGGGTGCGCCACGATCTTCCCCTCCGCGGGGAACGTCAGCGTGTGGCGCCGGCCGAGATCGGTCGGCGAGAGCGGTCCGCGCGGCGGCGAGTCGGACTTCGCCGTGTTGTTCGTCGTCGTGTTCGCCGTCGGCGTGGCGCGCGGGGGCCCCGCGTCCGCGGCGGCGAGGAGCGCGTCCCAGCCCGCCGAGAGCGACTGCGGCAGCGCGCTCGACGGCGTGAGGTCCATCGTGCGATCGAGCTCCTGGAACGAGCCCGGCGGGAGCGAGGGCCTGCGTTGCCCGTTCAGCGTCGCTCCGGTCGCGTTCATGAGCCGCTGCGCCATCGCCTCGTGGCCGCCGCGCGTAAAAGCATGGAGCGCGCGATCCGGATCGCCGAGCGCCTGGTGCGCGAGGCCGAGGTACCCCCACGCGCGCAGGTGCCCCGGCTGCTGCGCGACCACCTTTTCGAGCTCCTGCCGCGCCCGCGCAGGTTGCCCCGTCTTCAAGAAGCAGAGCGCGAGGTTCACGCGCGGCTCGAGGGACTCCGGGTAGGCCTGGACGAGTTTTTCGTAGAGGGCGATGGCCCGCGGGTAGAGGCCGAGCCGGAAGTAGACGGCGCCGAGCAGGTCCTGGCCCTTCGGATCCGCGGGCGAGAGCTCGAGCGCCTGCTCCAGCTCGACCCGCGCCTCCACGACGCGGTTGTCCTGCAGGAGCTCGCCGCCGCGATACAGGTGGAAAAGAAAGTCCTCCCCGGGATCACCCGAGGGAGGGCGCGGCGGGGATGCTCGATCGGCCACGGCGCGAAGGGTACACGATGATCGCCGCGGGAAAAGGGCGCGCGCGGCGTTTCACCTCCCGAACCGGGTACGTCAGGGAACGGAGGCCGCCGCCGCGATGGCCTCTTCCAGCGTGAAAACGCGCTCATAGAGCGCGCGCCCCACGATCGCGGCGGCCACGCCCGGGACACGCGCGAGCGCGCGGATGTGTTCGAGGGTGCCCACACCGCCCGACGCGATCACGGGAAACCCTCCCTTCTCGGCGAGCGCCGCAGTCGCTGTGACGTTCGGCCCGGCCTGCGTGCCGTCCCGCGCCACGTCCGTGTAGAGCAACGCAGCCACGGGCGCGCCCGCGAGATCCCGCGCGACGTCGAGCGCCGTGCGGGTCGACGTCCGCACCCACCCGTCCACCGCGACGAACCCGTCCTTCGCATCGAGCGCGACCACCACGCGCCCCGGGTGCGCCGCCGCGAGCGCGCGAACCATCCCGAGATCCTGGATCGCGGCCGTCCCAAGCACGACCTTGTCCGCCCCGAGCGCGAGATACGCCTCCGCCGTCTCGGCCGAGCGCACCCCACCGCCGACCTCCACCCCCGGTCCGAACGCCTGCACGACCGCGCGGACGAGCTCCTTCTGCACGGGCCGACCTTCCCGCGCGCCCTCCAGATCGACCACATGGAGCGCGTCGACCTTGCCCTTGAGGTTCGCCGCAAGGCCCACAGGATCCGCGTCATACACGGTGACAGCGTCGTACCGCCCTTGATGCAGGCGGACCGCCTTGCCCTCGAAGAGATCGATCGCAGGGAGGATCAACATCGCAGGCAGAGGCCTACGATGGAACCAGCCCGAGGAAAAGCTAGGCTCTCGCCATCATGCGGGAACGAATCGCCGAGACCCTCGGAGACGTCCACTGGAGCGACCTCCGCGCGCACATCGCGCGCGACGCCGTCATCATCGTCGACGACGCGCTCGATCTGCTCGACGTCGGCGTGGCCCTCGCGAAGAACGACGTGCCCGCCGTCGACGCGTGGATCCGCGCGGGCAAACTCCAGAAGCCCACGGCCGAGGAGCTCACGCGCTGGTCGCTCGACGCGAGCACACGCTTCCCCGCAGCCATCGTGCAGCCGTTCGTCCTGATCCGACGGCCCCCCGCGAAGGTATTGTCCTAGTCGCGAGTGCGCGTCTCCAGGTCGTGTGCACGCGTCTCCAGGTCGTGTGCACGCGTCTCCAGGTCGTGTGCACGCGTCTCCAGGTCGTGTGCACGCGTCTC
Protein-coding sequences here:
- the epmA gene encoding EF-P lysine aminoacylase EpmA; this translates as MTEPQVSPFAPGDLDTLAGAPGPIRVAGRVLDVVGDEIVLADAFARVTITLAEGSLAPADLAIVEASFVAGRLACGRVVERHTPNTPNVSQGAASEAPETETERLVFRGVGRALRARAEALAEVRSFFVRRGFLEVETPSMVPCPGLDLHLDAFGVGFGAQDAEGDPKPRALTTGAPEGRPLWLITSPEYQMKRLLAGGVPRCFQLARCYRRGEIGSRHNPEFTMLEWYRAFAPMDAVVADTEELVRSVVSKLAGTRVIEVEGTRVDLSAPFERISVGEAFARYAGTSADEAITMASEDEDRFFRLLVEHVEPSLARLGRPVFLVEYPAPFASLARLCPADPRVAERFELYVGSVEVCNGFGELTDPVEQRARFERDQAQRRAEGKPVYPIDERFLAALAEGMPPAAGNALGIDRLVALGLGARAIGDVTAFPYAWL
- the pgsA gene encoding CDP-diacylglycerol--glycerol-3-phosphate 3-phosphatidyltransferase; this translates as MVASGSKVDKASLRKIKAARRKTLWEDARNVPNLLTFARIIMIPVVLILLGRGSPHDCFWAAGVYALAAITDMLDGWLARRQGLVSVLGKFLDPLADKLIVTGTLVWLVPMGRISAWAVVLLISREITITALRSIASSEGIIIAAGEGGKTKTALQMIGIVCLILGYPYWFTIGIFDFGVVDLVHVGRLLIYTSLVFSLWSAGRYMSLFVDAIDAKNKAAYEGPEQAREK
- a CDS encoding tetratricopeptide repeat protein is translated as MADRASPPRPPSGDPGEDFLFHLYRGGELLQDNRVVEARVELEQALELSPADPKGQDLLGAVYFRLGLYPRAIALYEKLVQAYPESLEPRVNLALCFLKTGQPARARQELEKVVAQQPGHLRAWGYLGLAHQALGDPDRALHAFTRGGHEAMAQRLMNATGATLNGQRRPSLPPGSFQELDRTMDLTPSSALPQSLSAGWDALLAAADAGPPRATPTANTTTNNTAKSDSPPRGPLSPTDLGRRHTLTFPAEGKIVAHPGGVLLVAATSGFAVRPSLVRSMAYTSGLRHKPMMRRMRGKSLEEPLGGEGDALVELEGRGDLVLAPPPEHELVPISLEEEPLYLREDLLGGFEGAMSYENGRMPVGDSEAVGMVQLRGPGTLVARLKGPMLALDVREGKSTALHAPSVLGWMGRVIPRALPPNEAPAGVKSLVVFSGEGTVLLHGR
- a CDS encoding HisA/HisF-related TIM barrel protein is translated as MLILPAIDLFEGKAVRLHQGRYDAVTVYDADPVGLAANLKGKVDALHVVDLEGAREGRPVQKELVRAVVQAFGPGVEVGGGVRSAETAEAYLALGADKVVLGTAAIQDLGMVRALAAAHPGRVVVALDAKDGFVAVDGWVRTSTRTALDVARDLAGAPVAALLYTDVARDGTQAGPNVTATAALAEKGGFPVIASGGVGTLEHIRALARVPGVAAAIVGRALYERVFTLEEAIAAAASVP
- a CDS encoding DUF2288 domain-containing protein, producing the protein MRERIAETLGDVHWSDLRAHIARDAVIIVDDALDLLDVGVALAKNDVPAVDAWIRAGKLQKPTAEELTRWSLDASTRFPAAIVQPFVLIRRPPAKVLS